A single window of Drosophila suzukii chromosome 3, CBGP_Dsuzu_IsoJpt1.0, whole genome shotgun sequence DNA harbors:
- the LOC139353066 gene encoding V-type proton ATPase subunit e-like — protein sequence MVSEWVAPIVITSIWAFIGIICPFFARGPNKGVTQCCLMLTAVTCWLFWLCCYMTQLNPLIGPKLSMNEIMIMAREWGNEIKNTMDVTV from the coding sequence ATGGTTTCCGAGTGGGTGGCACCGATCGTTATCACCAGCATTTGGGCCTTCATTGGCATCATCTGCCCCTTCTTTGCCCGAGGTCCCAACAAGGGGGTGACTCAATGCTGCCTGATGCTAACCGCAGTAACATGCTGGCTGTTCTGGCTGTGCTGTTACATGACGCAGCTGAACCCCCTGATTGGACCCAAACTGAGCATGAACGAAATCATGATCATGGCCCGCGAGTGGGGCAATGAGATCAAAAACACCATGGATGTCACCGTCTAA